In Kordia antarctica, the following proteins share a genomic window:
- a CDS encoding potassium channel family protein, whose amino-acid sequence MGIENTTETFKNTGFYKQLLKKVLLTAGVITVLSLSYTLWANGNSNSLFLPILIVLFAIIKTIFIVRLTFIQLSKIIGESHKLTHILTLFGVLILLIVLSFSFDYHALYITDFDSFKTSLIENDSFFRQFFEFLYFSLITFSSVGFGDIVPISVPGKIIVMLEVFLSFFVLVFGIANINRIHVDK is encoded by the coding sequence ATGGGAATAGAGAACACAACGGAAACATTTAAAAACACAGGTTTTTATAAACAACTGTTAAAAAAGGTATTGCTTACTGCAGGTGTAATCACTGTACTATCATTAAGTTATACACTATGGGCTAACGGAAATTCTAATAGCTTATTTCTGCCTATTTTAATCGTTCTTTTTGCCATTATCAAAACAATATTTATTGTTCGGCTAACTTTTATACAATTAAGTAAAATAATTGGCGAAAGCCATAAACTTACTCACATACTAACACTTTTTGGAGTTTTAATTCTCTTAATCGTGCTGTCGTTCTCATTTGATTATCACGCTCTTTATATCACGGATTTTGATAGTTTTAAAACATCACTCATAGAAAATGATTCCTTTTTTAGACAATTTTTCGAATTTTTATATTTCAGTTTAATCACGTTTTCTTCCGTTGGTTTTGGAGACATCGTACCAATCTCTGTTCCTGGAAAAATAATAGTAATGTTGGAAGTCTTTTTAAGCTTTTTCGTTTTGGTCTTCGGAATTGCAAATATTAATAGAATACACGTTGACAAATAA
- a CDS encoding efflux RND transporter periplasmic adaptor subunit encodes MNKNIIYIGVALIVGLLGGFLLFGGGSADIATNKITDSHEHSVEIVSNQMWTCSMHPQIMREEPGDCPICGMDLIPAETGAEGLNANEIKMTENAMALANIQTSVVEQGQVGDNSLKLSGKIMTNEESNAVQVTYFGGRIEKLYVNSTGERVSAGQRLATIYSPELVAAQQELLTASSLKESQPELYKAVRNKLKLWKLSEKQINAIESAGKIQENFPVFATVSGTVTNKMVEEGDYVKQGQPLYKIANFNTVWAEFDAYENQIALLKKGQTIKVNTNAYRNEVFDAKISFIDPLLNSATRTIVIRTVLNNKSDKFKPGMFVEGKVEGIQSNSNSTVTVPATAVMWTGERSVVYIKTKPNESVFEMREVLLGNANGDTYTILEGLENGDEVVTNGTFTVDAAAQLQGKKSMMNAEGGKTTTGHEGHLGMQDGDSGNKTDKTNHSEMKERIVVSNKFQNQLKQVFDDYILLKDALVNDNNNEAQIAAKKIGQNLAKVDMKLLSNEKAHNHWMTIEKELKTAASAIENSSEIATQRGHFKHLSAHMISSIQLFGINQKVYSEFCPMADNNKGAYWLSLEKEIRNPYYGDAMLKCGEVRDTIE; translated from the coding sequence ATGAATAAAAACATCATTTATATAGGTGTTGCGTTGATTGTTGGCCTGTTAGGCGGCTTTCTATTATTTGGTGGAGGTTCTGCTGATATTGCGACAAATAAGATCACGGATAGCCACGAACATTCAGTAGAAATTGTTTCTAACCAAATGTGGACCTGTTCTATGCACCCTCAAATTATGAGAGAAGAACCTGGTGATTGTCCTATTTGTGGGATGGATTTAATACCAGCTGAAACTGGAGCAGAAGGTCTTAATGCTAACGAAATTAAAATGACCGAAAATGCGATGGCTTTGGCTAACATTCAAACATCTGTTGTGGAACAAGGACAAGTGGGTGATAATTCTTTAAAGCTATCGGGTAAAATTATGACTAACGAAGAATCCAATGCAGTTCAGGTGACCTATTTTGGTGGAAGAATTGAAAAACTATATGTTAATTCTACTGGAGAACGTGTTAGTGCTGGTCAACGTTTGGCAACCATTTATTCACCAGAGTTAGTTGCTGCACAGCAAGAACTACTAACAGCTTCATCTCTAAAAGAATCACAACCTGAACTTTATAAGGCTGTAAGAAACAAGCTTAAACTTTGGAAACTTTCAGAAAAGCAAATTAATGCTATTGAGTCTGCTGGAAAAATACAAGAGAATTTTCCTGTATTTGCGACGGTTTCTGGTACAGTAACTAATAAAATGGTTGAAGAAGGTGATTATGTAAAACAAGGGCAACCCTTATATAAAATTGCTAATTTCAATACGGTTTGGGCAGAATTTGATGCGTATGAAAATCAAATTGCTTTATTAAAAAAAGGGCAAACTATTAAAGTCAACACAAACGCCTACCGCAATGAAGTTTTTGACGCAAAAATTTCATTTATAGATCCATTATTAAATTCTGCAACCAGAACTATCGTGATAAGAACTGTGCTTAATAACAAAAGTGATAAGTTTAAACCAGGAATGTTTGTTGAAGGAAAGGTTGAAGGTATTCAATCAAATTCTAATAGTACTGTTACGGTTCCAGCTACTGCTGTGATGTGGACAGGAGAACGCTCTGTGGTTTATATTAAAACAAAACCAAATGAGTCTGTTTTTGAAATGAGAGAAGTCTTATTGGGCAATGCCAATGGAGATACTTATACCATTCTTGAAGGTTTAGAAAATGGTGACGAAGTTGTAACCAATGGCACATTTACAGTAGATGCAGCTGCACAGTTACAGGGTAAAAAAAGTATGATGAATGCTGAAGGAGGCAAAACTACGACAGGACACGAAGGACATCTAGGTATGCAAGATGGTGATTCTGGAAATAAAACGGATAAAACTAATCATTCAGAGATGAAAGAAAGGATAGTAGTTTCAAACAAATTTCAAAATCAGTTGAAACAGGTTTTTGACGATTATATTCTTTTAAAAGATGCTCTAGTCAATGATAATAATAATGAAGCACAAATAGCTGCGAAAAAAATAGGTCAAAATTTAGCAAAAGTAGATATGAAACTACTATCCAATGAAAAAGCACATAATCATTGGATGACCATTGAGAAAGAATTAAAAACGGCTGCCAGTGCTATTGAGAACAGTTCGGAAATTGCAACACAAAGAGGACATTTCAAGCATCTTTCTGCTCATATGATAAGTAGTATACAGCTTTTCGGGATTAATCAAAAAGTGTATAGCGAGTTTTGCCCAATGGCTGATAATAACAAAGGTGCTTATTGGTTGAGTTTAGAAAAAGAAATCCGTAATCCATATTACGGAGATGCAATGTTGAAATGTGGTGAGGTTAGAGATACAATAGAATAA
- a CDS encoding metal-dependent hydrolase yields the protein MDSLTQATLGAVIGEVILGKKIGSKGAILGAVIATIPDLDIALLPFYSDIERISIHRGFSHSILFSLIGAFLIAFILSKIKWTKHVLYWRLWVFSWLALITHMLLDAFTTYGTQLLLPFSNYRVSFDSINIVDPFYTVPLLIGLILSLTLFRNKKNRGLFSKIGLVISTLYLVSTLGIKSYVNQKFDAQLKAENIPYKSLLTVPVKIGSVSWYGVAKTKNSLFIGKYNNLSQNPITFTEFPINDYLLDNIDAELASTLKWFSKGFYTVAENDGKIRLYNMQCDMQGIRTYGSYRAPTAFYFEVVPNSNGNYKLNTGMHKKDLK from the coding sequence ATGGATAGTTTAACGCAAGCAACATTAGGAGCAGTTATTGGAGAGGTAATACTCGGTAAAAAAATTGGAAGTAAAGGCGCAATTTTAGGCGCGGTTATAGCTACTATTCCTGACCTTGATATTGCTTTGTTACCATTTTATTCAGACATAGAACGAATAAGTATTCATAGAGGATTCAGTCATTCCATTCTATTTAGCTTGATAGGAGCATTTTTAATTGCTTTTATTTTATCAAAAATAAAGTGGACAAAACATGTTTTATATTGGAGACTTTGGGTCTTTAGTTGGTTAGCATTAATTACGCACATGCTGTTAGATGCGTTCACAACTTATGGAACTCAATTACTACTGCCATTTTCAAACTATCGCGTAAGTTTTGATAGCATTAATATTGTAGATCCTTTTTATACAGTTCCATTATTGATTGGATTAATTTTAAGTCTAACACTTTTCAGGAACAAAAAAAATAGAGGTTTATTCAGTAAAATTGGGCTTGTAATAAGCACGTTGTATCTAGTATCAACTTTAGGTATTAAAAGCTATGTTAATCAAAAGTTTGATGCGCAGTTAAAAGCAGAAAACATTCCGTATAAAAGTTTATTAACTGTTCCTGTAAAAATTGGGAGTGTTAGTTGGTATGGTGTTGCTAAAACTAAAAACAGTTTATTTATTGGTAAGTATAATAATCTATCACAAAACCCAATAACCTTTACCGAGTTTCCGATAAATGATTATTTATTGGATAATATAGATGCTGAATTGGCTTCTACATTAAAATGGTTTTCAAAAGGGTTTTATACTGTAGCAGAAAACGATGGAAAAATACGGTTATATAATATGCAATGCGATATGCAAGGCATTCGAACGTATGGAAGTTACAGAGCACCAACAGCTTTTTATTTTGAAGTTGTACCAAATTCAAATGGCAATTATAAGTTAAATACTGGAATGCATAAAAAGGATTTAAAATGA
- a CDS encoding TolC family protein, producing MRYIILIGLVFFAFAETNAQQLASYIQEAEKNNPEIQAFELRYTIAEEKVNEVNTLPNTEVSVGYFVSEPETRTGAQRARFSVKQMLPWFGTITARENYASSMAETQYVDIVIAKRKLALAVSQSYYKLYAIRAKQFVLDENIELLDTYERLALTSVEVGKASAVDVLRLQIRQNELIQQKEVLEQDFLAEQVAFNNLLNRNETIVVVVVKEMTIPDDDILISRGNLLLNPELIKYDKLYESVEQSELLNQKESAPNIGFGLDYVPVSERPGMNFTDNGKDILMPMVSISIPIFNNKYKSVTKQNELKQLQIQSQKEDRLNKLETLLADAQYNREATKIKFNIQSDNLKQANNAEEILIKNYETGTINFNDVLDVQELQLKFQINLIESIKGYFIQAAIINYLSN from the coding sequence ATGAGATATATAATTTTAATAGGACTTGTTTTTTTCGCTTTCGCGGAAACAAACGCACAGCAGTTAGCATCCTATATTCAGGAAGCCGAAAAGAACAATCCTGAAATTCAAGCTTTTGAATTGCGCTATACTATTGCCGAAGAAAAAGTAAATGAGGTAAATACACTTCCAAATACAGAAGTAAGCGTGGGTTATTTTGTGAGTGAACCTGAAACACGTACAGGAGCGCAGCGTGCACGTTTTTCTGTAAAACAGATGTTGCCTTGGTTCGGTACTATTACCGCAAGGGAAAACTACGCAAGCTCAATGGCAGAAACCCAATATGTAGATATTGTCATAGCCAAGAGAAAACTTGCTTTAGCAGTTTCTCAATCCTATTATAAGCTTTACGCCATTAGAGCAAAACAATTTGTTCTTGATGAAAACATCGAGCTTTTGGATACCTATGAGCGTCTTGCGTTAACTTCTGTAGAAGTTGGTAAGGCATCTGCGGTGGATGTGCTTCGTCTTCAAATACGACAGAATGAACTGATACAGCAAAAAGAAGTATTGGAACAAGATTTTCTGGCAGAACAAGTAGCCTTCAATAATCTCTTAAATCGAAATGAAACTATAGTGGTGGTGGTAGTTAAAGAAATGACGATTCCAGATGATGATATATTGATTTCAAGAGGTAACCTTCTACTGAACCCAGAACTTATAAAGTACGATAAATTGTATGAGTCTGTTGAGCAATCTGAATTATTAAATCAAAAAGAAAGTGCCCCAAATATTGGTTTTGGTTTGGATTATGTTCCAGTTTCGGAACGTCCAGGTATGAATTTTACCGACAATGGAAAAGATATCTTGATGCCAATGGTTTCTATTTCAATTCCAATATTTAATAATAAGTATAAGTCTGTCACAAAACAGAATGAATTAAAGCAATTGCAAATACAATCTCAGAAAGAGGATAGGTTGAACAAACTTGAAACACTATTGGCAGATGCACAATATAATCGAGAGGCAACAAAAATTAAGTTCAATATTCAATCCGATAATTTAAAACAAGCCAACAATGCTGAAGAGATTCTGATTAAAAACTATGAGACTGGAACTATTAATTTTAATGATGTATTAGATGTGCAGGAATTACAATTGAAGTTCCAAATCAACCTAATTGAATCCATCAAAGGTTACTTCATTCAAGCGGCAATAATTAATTATTTAAGTAATTAA
- a CDS encoding heme-binding domain-containing protein — protein MKIIKIIAIIALVVLVGIQFVPTERNQSDSIPKTDFMLVNNVPNNIKKMVQVSCYDCHSNNTKYPWYNKVQPVAWFLEGHIKEGKAELNFNEWDSLSNRRKKSKLRSIIKQIESGKMPMNSYTFIHGDAAFSDIEKQEMIQWMTQLKDSI, from the coding sequence ATGAAGATTATAAAAATCATAGCAATTATAGCATTGGTCGTTCTTGTGGGTATACAATTTGTACCTACAGAGCGTAACCAAAGCGATAGTATTCCAAAAACCGATTTTATGTTGGTCAACAATGTTCCAAATAATATCAAAAAAATGGTGCAAGTATCCTGCTATGATTGCCACAGTAACAACACGAAATATCCTTGGTATAATAAAGTCCAGCCTGTGGCTTGGTTTTTAGAAGGTCATATCAAAGAAGGTAAAGCTGAATTGAATTTCAATGAGTGGGATTCATTATCAAATCGTAGAAAAAAGAGCAAGTTAAGATCTATTATTAAGCAAATTGAAAGTGGCAAAATGCCTATGAACTCTTACACATTTATTCATGGTGATGCTGCGTTTTCAGATATTGAAAAGCAGGAAATGATTCAATGGATGACTCAATTAAAAGATAGTATATAA
- a CDS encoding multicopper oxidase domain-containing protein — translation MKYLKFILILIVSQPIFSQSVEGNVDNLPVREHTITLRQATVNKAGKDVMGMTVNGTIPGPTLEFTEGEYAVIYVKNEMSVETSVHWHGLLLPNFYDGVPFLNTPPIEPGHTQKYEFPIKQSGTYWYHSHTMLQEQSGVYGSIVILPKEKTLDYDKELVLMLSDWTNEKPMNVLRNLKRGNEWYSIKKGTATPLNQVIVRGAFGAQLNFWRQRMGGADIADVYYPAFLINGEQSIEYPEFKPGEKVRLRIIDGGASTSFWMTFGGEMPLLVSADGLDVVPVKKNKTFIGIAEAYDFIVTIPEDGKIEFKITAQDGSGTASAFIGNGKVLPAMDIPRPDKIGMMQKMAKMDMKMGAHALKFQPGKDERHKMKDEYGMQMDNMQGMNMDNSEKKDDTMKNMDHSKMKGMEMNSDDSMKGMKTDTLQKMEGMGLFSEYNYNYLKSPEKTVYDKNIPVKEILLNLTGNMNRYIWSMNGLPLSETDNIKIKGNQVTRITLNNLTMMHHPMHLHGHFFRIINENGEYSPLKHTVNVPPMQEVTIEFYGNNGDENGDWFFHCHILYHMMGGMARVISYDTPRDPRMKEYPVSIIVEETDLWYSWGMADIASHNTTINLITSNLRNQFNASIEYGWNKNLEAEFTYERYLHDYLRVFGGVNIENEMEDSLDEFSTIAVIGVRYLTPYLFALDARIDNELRPRISLGRSIMIFPKLSVFGYYEYQMDFGWVNNLPTNKNFTSETTWSAGAEYMLSRNFSLMASYDNRFGAGGGLSVRF, via the coding sequence ATGAAATATCTAAAATTTATACTAATTCTAATTGTTAGTCAACCAATTTTTTCACAGTCTGTGGAAGGTAACGTTGATAATTTACCTGTTAGAGAACATACCATAACCTTACGTCAAGCAACGGTTAATAAAGCAGGAAAAGATGTTATGGGAATGACTGTCAACGGAACAATTCCTGGTCCTACTTTAGAATTTACCGAAGGAGAATATGCGGTTATCTATGTAAAAAACGAGATGAGTGTAGAAACCTCTGTGCATTGGCACGGACTATTACTTCCCAATTTCTATGATGGTGTGCCTTTTTTAAATACACCACCAATAGAACCTGGGCATACGCAGAAGTACGAATTCCCTATAAAACAATCAGGAACGTATTGGTATCACTCACACACGATGTTGCAAGAACAAAGTGGTGTGTATGGTTCTATTGTTATTCTGCCTAAAGAAAAGACATTGGATTATGATAAAGAACTTGTTCTGATGCTTTCAGACTGGACTAATGAAAAACCAATGAATGTACTTCGCAATTTAAAACGAGGTAATGAATGGTACAGTATCAAAAAAGGAACCGCTACACCATTGAATCAGGTTATTGTACGTGGAGCCTTTGGAGCACAACTCAATTTTTGGAGACAGCGCATGGGTGGAGCAGATATAGCCGATGTGTATTATCCTGCCTTTTTAATTAATGGAGAGCAAAGTATAGAATATCCAGAATTTAAACCTGGTGAAAAAGTACGATTGAGAATTATTGATGGTGGTGCTTCCACCTCATTCTGGATGACTTTTGGTGGAGAGATGCCATTATTAGTTTCGGCTGATGGTCTTGACGTAGTGCCTGTTAAAAAGAACAAAACTTTTATAGGTATAGCAGAAGCTTACGATTTTATTGTAACCATACCAGAAGATGGTAAAATAGAATTCAAAATCACAGCGCAAGATGGTTCAGGAACTGCATCTGCTTTTATTGGAAATGGAAAAGTATTACCTGCTATGGATATTCCAAGACCAGATAAGATTGGGATGATGCAAAAAATGGCAAAGATGGATATGAAAATGGGAGCACACGCTTTAAAGTTTCAACCAGGAAAAGATGAACGCCATAAAATGAAGGATGAGTACGGAATGCAGATGGATAACATGCAGGGAATGAATATGGATAATTCTGAAAAGAAAGATGATACAATGAAAAATATGGACCATTCCAAAATGAAAGGAATGGAGATGAATAGCGATGATTCTATGAAAGGTATGAAAACGGACACCTTACAGAAAATGGAAGGAATGGGTTTGTTCTCAGAATATAATTATAATTATTTGAAGTCACCCGAAAAAACGGTCTACGACAAAAATATTCCCGTAAAGGAAATATTGCTAAATCTTACTGGAAATATGAACCGCTATATCTGGAGTATGAATGGTTTACCACTTTCAGAAACAGATAATATTAAGATAAAAGGCAATCAAGTAACACGAATTACTTTAAACAACCTTACTATGATGCACCATCCTATGCATTTACATGGTCATTTCTTTAGGATTATCAATGAAAATGGGGAGTACTCACCTCTCAAACACACAGTCAATGTGCCGCCTATGCAAGAAGTAACCATAGAATTTTATGGTAATAATGGCGACGAAAATGGCGACTGGTTTTTTCATTGTCATATTTTATATCACATGATGGGTGGTATGGCTAGAGTAATATCGTATGATACGCCAAGAGACCCAAGAATGAAAGAGTATCCAGTTTCTATAATTGTTGAAGAAACCGATTTATGGTATTCATGGGGAATGGCAGATATTGCTTCACATAACACTACAATTAATTTGATAACTTCTAATTTGAGAAACCAATTTAATGCGTCTATTGAATATGGATGGAATAAAAATTTAGAAGCAGAATTTACGTATGAACGCTATTTACATGATTACTTACGAGTTTTTGGAGGTGTCAATATCGAGAATGAAATGGAAGATAGTCTTGATGAATTTTCAACAATCGCAGTTATTGGTGTTCGCTATTTAACACCGTATTTATTTGCACTTGATGCTCGAATTGATAATGAACTACGACCAAGAATATCTCTAGGAAGAAGTATTATGATCTTTCCAAAACTATCTGTATTTGGATATTATGAATATCAAATGGATTTTGGTTGGGTAAACAATCTACCAACAAATAAAAATTTTACTTCTGAAACAACTTGGAGTGCTGGAGCTGAATATATGCTTTCAAGAAACTTTTCTTTAATGGCAAGTTATGATAATCGTTTTGGAGCAGGTGGTGGATTATCAGTGCGATTTTAA
- a CDS encoding PepSY domain-containing protein yields the protein MVGRKTALKIRKTHRYLGLFIGIQFLMWTISGLYFSWTDIDDIHGDQFKNLQYQPKAFQNLLSPSQLNVQEGIRAIEIRDIDNVPHYWINKKQLYNALNGKLKSEITEEEAIYVAKQYMKKELQIVNVERITEVGKQHEYREKLLPAYVISYANDEAIKAYVSVNDGKFQTVRHRSWRWFDFLWMTHTMDYEGRDNFNTIVLRIFSLLGLITVLSGFLLWYTSSPTIRKINKKKR from the coding sequence ATGGTAGGTAGAAAAACAGCACTTAAAATTAGAAAGACACATAGGTATTTAGGTCTTTTCATCGGTATTCAATTCTTGATGTGGACGATTAGTGGCTTGTATTTTAGTTGGACGGATATTGATGACATCCACGGTGACCAGTTTAAGAATTTACAATACCAACCAAAAGCCTTTCAAAACCTTTTAAGCCCTTCTCAACTTAACGTGCAAGAAGGAATCAGGGCAATAGAAATAAGAGATATAGATAATGTACCTCATTATTGGATAAATAAAAAACAGCTTTACAACGCTTTAAACGGAAAATTAAAATCAGAAATAACCGAAGAAGAAGCAATATATGTGGCAAAGCAGTATATGAAAAAGGAATTGCAAATCGTAAATGTGGAGCGCATCACAGAAGTAGGCAAACAACACGAGTATCGTGAAAAGCTATTACCCGCCTATGTAATATCGTATGCAAATGATGAAGCTATAAAAGCCTATGTGTCTGTAAATGATGGGAAATTTCAAACCGTAAGACACCGCAGTTGGCGTTGGTTCGACTTTTTATGGATGACACATACTATGGACTATGAAGGCAGAGATAATTTTAACACCATCGTTTTAAGAATATTCTCGTTACTAGGTCTAATAACAGTATTAAGCGGTTTTTTACTTTGGTATACATCATCACCAACGATTAGAAAAATAAATAAAAAGAAAAGATAG
- a CDS encoding YybH family protein — translation MKVLKLITIVTVFITTVNFTNAQNIETSEKEAVLKVMKSYKDALQNLTTEGTFELFSENSEVFESGGVEGSYAHYIEHHLGPELGHFKSFTFSDYEIDVEVDGIYAFTTETYVYTIVLNPNEKGKSRTIIKKGVATSIIKKIDGKWQIIKTHSSSRNKK, via the coding sequence ATGAAAGTACTTAAATTAATTACAATAGTAACTGTTTTCATTACAACAGTCAACTTTACCAATGCACAGAACATTGAAACTTCTGAAAAGGAAGCTGTCCTAAAAGTAATGAAATCATACAAAGATGCCCTGCAAAACTTAACAACCGAAGGCACATTCGAATTATTTTCCGAAAATTCAGAAGTCTTTGAATCTGGAGGTGTAGAAGGTTCTTATGCACATTATATAGAGCATCATTTAGGTCCAGAATTAGGACATTTTAAAAGTTTCACATTTTCAGATTATGAAATCGATGTTGAGGTAGATGGCATTTATGCGTTTACTACAGAAACCTATGTTTATACCATTGTTCTCAATCCCAATGAGAAAGGAAAAAGTAGAACAATTATTAAAAAAGGAGTGGCTACTTCAATTATAAAAAAGATAGACGGTAAGTGGCAAATAATTAAAACGCATTCGTCATCAAGAAATAAAAAATAA
- a CDS encoding DUF3347 domain-containing protein, with translation MKNLKMSIVAMLLLAVSFTNAQEKDKMDHSKMNMDKMNDSKAEAILADYFMLKDALVADDSKKAAQAGSKLEASLKAFDKSSYTTEEQKELADIIVDATEHAEHIVKSPLDHQREHFKTLSKDVSDMVAITGTKSTLYEQFCPMYDKGSAWLSTSKNVRNPYYGSKMLKCGKVQKTIN, from the coding sequence ATGAAAAATTTAAAAATGAGTATAGTAGCAATGCTATTGTTAGCAGTTTCTTTTACCAATGCACAAGAAAAAGATAAGATGGATCACAGTAAAATGAACATGGACAAAATGAACGATTCCAAGGCAGAAGCAATTCTTGCAGATTATTTTATGTTAAAAGATGCGCTGGTTGCAGATGATTCTAAAAAGGCAGCACAAGCAGGATCAAAATTAGAAGCTTCGTTGAAAGCATTTGACAAGTCAAGCTATACAACAGAAGAGCAAAAAGAATTGGCTGACATTATTGTTGATGCAACAGAGCACGCAGAACATATTGTAAAAAGTCCTTTAGACCATCAAAGAGAACACTTTAAAACATTAAGTAAAGATGTTTCAGATATGGTTGCCATTACAGGAACAAAAAGTACACTTTACGAACAGTTTTGCCCAATGTATGATAAAGGCAGTGCGTGGTTAAGTACAAGTAAAAATGTGAGAAATCCATATTACGGAAGCAAAATGCTTAAATGTGGAAAAGTTCAAAAGACTATTAATTAG
- a CDS encoding DUF3347 domain-containing protein, which translates to MKYLKTITILAVAFTSLAAMSCKDKKKAQVNSESNTEMNHEGEKKEMAMNTNEDGKAEAVLKDYFNLKDVLVGDDNKKAKEFGAALAKSLGNLDISTYTDSQKTELKDIIEDAVEHAEHISESDINHQREHFKVLSKDITEMVAITGTSNTLYEQYCPMYDGGTAWLSMKEEVRNPYYGSQMLKCGKVQREIN; encoded by the coding sequence ATGAAATACTTAAAAACAATAACAATTTTAGCAGTGGCTTTCACGAGTCTAGCAGCAATGTCTTGTAAAGATAAAAAGAAAGCGCAAGTGAATAGCGAATCGAATACAGAAATGAATCACGAAGGCGAGAAAAAAGAAATGGCAATGAACACCAATGAAGATGGAAAAGCAGAAGCTGTCCTAAAAGATTATTTCAACCTAAAAGATGTTTTGGTAGGTGATGATAATAAAAAGGCAAAGGAATTTGGTGCTGCGTTAGCAAAAAGTTTAGGCAATCTTGATATTTCAACATATACGGATTCACAAAAAACGGAATTAAAGGATATCATAGAAGATGCTGTAGAACATGCAGAACATATTTCTGAAAGCGATATCAATCACCAACGTGAACATTTTAAAGTATTAAGTAAAGATATTACAGAAATGGTTGCAATTACAGGTACTTCAAATACATTATATGAGCAATATTGCCCAATGTACGATGGAGGAACTGCTTGGTTAAGTATGAAAGAGGAAGTACGTAACCCATATTATGGTAGCCAAATGTTGAAGTGTGGTAAAGTACAAAGGGAAATCAACTAA
- a CDS encoding helix-turn-helix domain-containing protein — protein sequence MNEIIHIKNMVCPRCISAVSNILEELNIPYSTVKLGEVKLVSKPNETHKEALSQKLRDAGFSLINNRKSQLIEQMKNLVVNRIHHSNEETDIVWADVISNELNLDYKYLSSLFSSVESITFEEYIINQKIERVKELIVYDELTLSEIAYKLNYSSVAYLSNQFKKVTGMTPTHFKKSIDRNRKSLDEI from the coding sequence ATGAATGAGATTATCCATATAAAAAACATGGTATGCCCAAGATGCATATCTGCAGTATCTAATATTTTGGAAGAATTGAACATTCCATATAGCACTGTTAAATTGGGTGAAGTAAAGTTGGTTTCAAAACCTAATGAAACGCACAAAGAGGCATTGTCCCAAAAACTTCGAGATGCTGGTTTTAGTTTAATTAATAATCGTAAAAGTCAGTTAATTGAGCAAATGAAGAATTTGGTTGTAAATAGAATACACCATTCAAATGAAGAAACTGATATAGTATGGGCAGACGTCATAAGTAATGAACTCAACCTAGATTACAAATATTTAAGCTCACTTTTCTCATCGGTTGAAAGTATCACATTTGAGGAATATATTATAAATCAGAAGATTGAACGCGTTAAAGAACTGATAGTCTATGACGAGTTAACTTTAAGTGAAATAGCCTATAAGTTGAATTATAGTAGCGTTGCCTATTTGAGCAACCAATTTAAAAAAGTAACTGGAATGACGCCAACGCACTTTAAGAAATCTATTGATAGAAATCGTAAATCGTTGGATGAAATTTAG